In the genome of uncultured Sphaerochaeta sp., the window GGATTGTGGTACTCACAGTCTGGGAGATGGCCGTTGCTTCTTCCATCAGAAGGGTGGTTGAGTTTGTCTGGTGGGGCCTCAGTACTTCTTCGTAGGCCTTAGTCGTGCAGGAGGTTGAGCAACTCAATACGGCTTTGGGCCCCCACCTTCTGGAAGAGATTGTAGATGTGGGTGCGTACCGTTGCCTCGGAGATACCCAGCTTGAAGGCGATCTCCTTGTTGGTGAGTCCCTGGGCGATGAGGGTGGCCATCTCCTGCTCGCGTTGGGTGAGCGAGAAGCGCTGTGCCGTCTGCTCGGAGAGCTGGCCGAATGCGGAAGCGCTGCCGCTTTGCTTTTCCAGTACCTTGACTGCAGCGAGCAGGATGGTGATGTTGATCAGCAGGTTGACCACATACTCGAGCGAGAGCGGTTGGTACGAGAAAGAACTTGCATTGGCAAGCAGATACTCTACTGCCGAGAGGGGGACGAAGAGCAGGCAGCTGATGCCGATGCCTCCAAACAGAAGTCTTTGGGCAGGATGATCGGCTTTCCGGATACCCAGAAGCAGAAGGAGCCCGATGCACAACAGCGTCAAGGCAATGCAGAGGTAGGTTGCTATCTGAAACAGTGATGTATGGACAAAGGCCAAGCCCAGGCCAAGGGTATCTGCAAGGTGCAGGCTATGGATGGCAATCGTAGAAGCGATGAGGATCCAGACCGCTTGGCGAAGAGTCTGGGGTCCTGCGCTGAAGGACTTCAGCCTGAGCAGGTACCAGAGGCTCACATACAAGAGGATGCCAAGCAAGGTGGAAACCAGGCCGAACCAGAACTCCAGAGTGGAATCACTTCCCACCATGCTAAGCACCTGGGCCAGATAGTAGTAGAGCGCAACAAGGGCAAGGTTGGCAAGAAAGACTCCTTGCACCACGATCATGCGTTTGGCAAAGGGGTGGGAGAGTCGGCTGGCGATGACCGCCAACCCGGCAAGGGAGGCGAAGCCTGTGGAGAAGATCAGGATGTAGACCAAAAGGATGACATGCCTCATGGTTCTGAAGCCTATCATCTGCATCCTCTGAAGGCAATAGTGTGTCGTAGTTGACCCCCAATACGAAACATTTCCGAGTGCTTTTCGACTCCGGTTTCACCACACTCGGTGCATCACATCTCACTCGGAGGGGCCTTTCATGAAATCAATCACTCGCTTGGCCTTGTTGTTTTGCCTCAGTCTTCTCTTTGCTTCCTGTTCGTTCCTCGTTGACATCAATCATCCACAGGAGTGCACTCCGTTGTTCAACGATGAGAGCCGGTTGGTCAATCCTGCAGACTCCTACTTTTACCGTGCCAGGGATTTCGACCAAAGCTCTGATGAGGTTTGGCTCTCGTTCAGGGATTTTTCGGGTGTGGATACGATTCATCGCATTTCATGCAGCCAACCGTGCTTGGTTTCCCTTGGCCTGGATGTTTTGGTTGACTCTGACCAGTACAAGCTGGTGTTGGTGGATACAGGAAGGCAGAAGGTGCTCTCCCTCTGCCAAGGGCCCTATCTGGGCAGCCGCCTGCTGTATCTGCCGGCAGGCACCCATTCGCTGAGAGCCGTGGGATGTTCGGTCAGCGGGAGGGTGATCGCCACGCTCGATATCTTGGGTGACAGGTAGCTTGAAGGTATCGTTCAATTCCTCTTGGTAACGCAACTTAGATATATATTTATCAGAGAATAAGATACAAATGACAATGCTTGTAGTTTATTTGCCTGAGCACTAGAATAGTACCTAGGTTCGACCCGCGAAGAGGAGAAACTTTGCCTTGCTGACAACCTCGGTGTTTTCGCTACTGTATTTCTTTGTTGCCATCAATGTCCTCGGAAGCAGCATCTACTTGTTGCTGAAGGCTCCCAAGCCTTTGGCCAACAGGCTCTATGGTGCGCTGGCTGTTGCAGTCTCCTTGTGGGCGGTAGGCCTGGGCATTGCCGGCTTGGTTGCCTCTGATACAGCTGGAGAAATGTGGATGCGCATCGCCGCCTTGGGGTGGGGGACGCTGTATGCCCTCTTGCTTCACTTCGTCCTGGTCCTCACCGGCAACGCTTCTCTTCATCGCAGGAAATTTCTGAGTGTGTTGCTGTATGTTCCTGCTTTCCTGACAGTCTTGGCCAACAGTTTCCCTTTGTTCTTCAATCCTGATGCCTACCTCCTCACCCGAACAGCCTATGGCTTGGTAAATATGGCAGGCCGATCATTCTGGGACTGGTTTTTCTACTGCTATTACCTTTCCTACATGACTGGTATCCTGGTCTTGCTGTACCGATATCAGAGGGGGCTTGAAGACACGAGCAGGCAGAAGCGGGTGAAGTCCTTGTGGCGTTCGATCATCTTCATCCTGATTGCAGGGAGTGGTCTGGATATCATACTGCATCATATGTATCCTTCGCTTCCCTATTTTGCACCCCTGCTGATGTTCCATCCTTTGCGCTATACATTCGAACTGTTGTACGAGCAGAGTGCAATCGGCGAACAGCATTCGCTTCGAGAAAGCAACTTCCTGGTCATCATCATCAGTGTCTTTGTGTACGTGGCAATCTCCTTTCTCCAGGTTTATCTGCGAGGCGACCTTGCTGTTTTCAGCTTGTTTACGGTGAATGAGGCTTCCTATCGGGGAATCATCACCCAGCTTCAGATGGTGATCTCCATCCTGTTGGTTCTGAAGGTCACCACCATAGGGTTCTTCGTCGGCATTGTCCTGAATTCACTCAATCTGCTCAGCAGCGTGATGTTCCTGGTCCGTACCCGCACATCATCTTCCATTCCGGGCATCATCTCTTATCTTGGGGTGATGTTCCTTCTGCTTCTGATCAAGGCTTTCCTCGATCATGAGCGCGCGTCAAGGCTGCGGATCGAGGAGCAGCGCAAGACCCTGGAGGAGTCGGAGCAGAAGCTCTATCGGATGGCCTACTATGATACCCTTACGGCCCTTCCCAATCGGGAGTCCTTCTTCCAGGAAGTCTCCAAGCGCATTGATGAGGCGAAGCGTGCTGGTTCCCTGCTGGGAGTGTTGTTCATTGATTTCGACTCCTTCAAGTCGATCAATGACACTGCCGGTCACTCTACTGGCGACAAGGTCCTGCAAAAGCTTGCACATACGCTCTCCTCTTCATTGCAAAGCGATGATTTTCTTGCCCGGTACGGCGGTGATGAGTTCCTTGTCCAGATCGGGCCCCAACCGACGATTGAAGCCTTCTCTGATCGGGCACAGATGATTCTTTCCCAGCTTCGCAAACCGCTTTTGCTCGGGGACAATGAGTATTTCCTTCCTGCCAGCATGGGCCTTGCAATCTACCCGCTGGATGGGGAGGATGTTGAGGAGCTGATCAGGCATGCCGATATCGCCATGTATGAAGCCAAGTCGAAAGGGAAGAACCAGCTGGCTTTCTGCACTGCGGATATGAAGGACAGCACCACCCAGAAGATGCGGCTTACCAACAGCCTCTATCGTGCATTGGACCGTGGGGAGCTGTTCTTGCAGTATCAGGCACAAGTTGCTGCCGATACGGAAGCGGTGGTTGGCTTTGAAGCCTTGCTGCGCTGGAAGCACGATGAGTATGGGATCATCCCGCCGCTGGTCTTCATCCCCATGGCTGAACAGACCGGCATGATTCGGCCTATAGGGTTGTGGGTCATTGAGCAGGCTTGCCAGCAGCTGAAGATATTCAAGCAGCACGCGCAGAAAGATCTGAGCATTGCCATCAACGTATCGCTGTTGCAGTTGCGCGATCCTTCCATTGCCAGGAGAATCGGGGAGATCCTTCAAAGAACAGCAACAAACCCGAACGATATCTGCATCGAGATCACCGAGAGTGTGGCCTTCCTTGACGAGCCCTACATCCTCCAGCGGCTCAAGGAGATCAAGGCACTCGGCGTCTCGCTTGCCATTGATGACTTTGGCACCGGCTACTCATCCCTCAGCCGGTTGAAACTATTCCCCATCGATATCCTGAAGATTGACATGGAGTTCGTGCAGGGTGTCGGCTCTGAGATCAAGAAAGAGACAGCCATTCTCAAGAGCATCATCCAGATGGGCAAGAATCTTCACTTCCATGTGTTGGCTGAAGGGGTGGAAACAGAAGAGCAGGCTGACTACCTCAAGCAGCAGGGTTGTGACGAGATGCAGGGCTACTATTTCAGCAAGCCCGTTGGTGCAGAAGAAGCGCTGGCTTTGTTGGGGCACGATATGGTGGATGGAGCCTGATTTGCAGAATGCACTAGTGCTCATACTTCAATTGTGACAAGACAAATCAAATGGCTATCGATATCTTGTATGCTGAGTCCGTTCGGCCTTGTTGCCGACGTGGAGAGAATCTTCATTCCAAAGCTTAGACTTGATGGGATTGTATCCATTGGTTCTGGGTAATTGCATCAAAAACATATCTTCGATATATATGCAACACATCTGATACACAATCTCAATTTTTCAATTGCGAAACATTTGTAGGCTGTAGCTCTGTACTTTTAAATCGATCAATTGAAATGTAAGAGTCGTACAAAGGTATTCCTAATAAGGAATTGAAGTCTCACTCTTGTTTGAATGGGTGGAAGCTTGTATGCTGCTGGTAAGCATAAATAAATGATTGCTATGCTAGAGGAGATTTCAATGGAATTTTCATTCTCTCAGCTAAGTGCAGCCCCACTCATTATTGATGCTGTCTATAAGGGTGGGGAAGCAAAGAATTATGGTTCAGAACCATTACATGAACTGTTTCCAAAGCTAGCAATCAACGGAGGAATTAGAAAGGTTAATCGTACAGATGGAAGCAAAAAACCAGCTTATGTAGTTCTTTATACTTCAATGCAAGAATTAGAGTGGCCGGATTATCTGGACGAGGAAACTGGGGTTTTTCGATACTATGGCGATAACCGTGAATCAGGAAAAGACATACTAGATACCATTCTCAAAGGTAATGCTCTACTTGAGGATACTTTCTTGAAATTGCATAGTAGCCAGGACTTAACCGATATACCCCCTTTTTTCATTTTTAAAAAAGGAGGAAAAGGACGTGATGCACAATTTCTTGGCTTGGCTGCTCCAGGGAATCCACGGATATCGCCTGATAAGGATTTGGTAGCATTTTGGAGGACTATGAATGGCAACAGATTCCAGAATTATGAAGCCTATTTCACGATACTTGATACTAAGAATGATTTAATCTCTCGTGAGTGGCTTACTGCTCTTATTTACGATCATGCGAATAACCTTCGCTGCGCTCCAAAAGTTTGGAAAGACTTTATTAATAATGGGAGAGAAGGTATTACACCGTTGAAGGCAAAGCGAATTCTGAAGATTCCAAACAAATATGAGCAACTGCAGAGCGATAATGAAGGGATTGCATGCTTGCAAGCAATCAGAAATGTATATGCCGATAATCCCTTCGGGTTTGAGCGTTGTGCTGTTGATATCGTCAGCAAGATGGACACACATTTTGTGCACTTTGATTTGACAAGGCCCTGGCGTGATGGGGGTCGTGATGCGCTTGGTTACTACTCTATTCAGACAGGAGGAAAAGCCAATCATCCTCTTCGAATAGATTGTGCCTTGGAGGCAAAATGTTATTCTCCAGATACTTCCGTGGGTGTAAGGCAGATGAGTAGGCTCATATCAAGAATTCGCTACCGACAGTTTGGCATTATGGTAACAACAAGTTTTGTAGATTCTCAAGCTTACAAGGAAGTTGTTGAGGATGGTCATCCAATTCTCATTGTCACTGCTTCTGATATTGGCACTATCCTACGCAATAACGCCATCAATACGAGTAATGTCCATGCATGGCTTGCAAATCTTGTCACATGACGTACATTTGCAAGCCTGCAAGACGTTTCTAGTACTCTTCCCTGACTCCGAACTCGGCGTCCTCCACCCAGCGATGGGGGCGGGTCACCAGCTTGAGCATCTCTTCCATAATGGCATAATGCTTCTGCTCTTCTGCAATGATCTGCTGCAATGCTTTCTTCTCAGCCTCGAACTCCACAGTGGGAAGTTGTTCCTTATAGAAGTCGATGCTTTTCTTCTCGACTGCAAGTGCTTGCTCATAGGCAGGGATCTGGTCTTCTGTGGGAGAGAAGGTGTCGGGATCAAACGCTCTGAAAACCTTTTTGGCTTCATCAAGTGCTGAAGAGCTGACCGAGACCAGAGCATTTCGTTCCTTTAGGGCCCTGAAGTAGCTCTCATGCTTCTTCTCATCGGTGGCGAGCATCTTGAAGATGGCTGCAAAGCCTTCAGTCGGGGCCTTCTGGGCAAGCTTGGTATAGAACTGGGCTCCTTCCTGTTCCAGCGAAATGGCTACGTCAAATAAGTCCATGCGGTTCTCCTTGTATTGACTATAGTATAGGTAGGACTTCTCCCTGAGGCAAGCCTGAAAATCAGCTGGTCAGCAAGGTGAGCCCAATCTCCTCAAGCGGAGAGAAGTTGAAGATATAGTTGGTATCGTAGGTGAGGTAGAATATGATTTGACTGTTACTCAATCGGTGGCGATAAAATTGATGTATGTAAGTTATGCAGAATGCATAACATAATAATTATGCCAAATAAGTAGTGTCCTAATCATACCTATGCCTTAGGCAATCATTATTTCAGATCCAAATATTGTCTCAGAGTGGTGTTTATATGTTTTCTTTGTTGTTCAAACAGTGTACATGATGTATCCTTCAATTCAGCCCAGTAGGGGTTATTCCCAATCTATTAGGATACCTCTGTACTGGAAGAAGCAATTTTTATAAAGGGCTCTTAATGAATCTGTCAGATATCCATAAAGAAATAATTAAGCTTGTACCCTCTTTAGGTGATTCCAAAGAGAGAGAAGCAATCATCACTCATATAGTAGAGAATCCGGATATTCGGATACCGTTATTAGATATAGATAAGCTTGATCTTATCAGAAACTATGTTCGGGATAATTGTGCCAATATTGAAGTTTCAGTTCCTTATCCACGTCCAAAAGACCCTAAATTCAAG includes:
- a CDS encoding LuxR C-terminal-related transcriptional regulator, yielding MIGFRTMRHVILLVYILIFSTGFASLAGLAVIASRLSHPFAKRMIVVQGVFLANLALVALYYYLAQVLSMVGSDSTLEFWFGLVSTLLGILLYVSLWYLLRLKSFSAGPQTLRQAVWILIASTIAIHSLHLADTLGLGLAFVHTSLFQIATYLCIALTLLCIGLLLLLGIRKADHPAQRLLFGGIGISCLLFVPLSAVEYLLANASSFSYQPLSLEYVVNLLINITILLAAVKVLEKQSGSASAFGQLSEQTAQRFSLTQREQEMATLIAQGLTNKEIAFKLGISEATVRTHIYNLFQKVGAQSRIELLNLLHD
- a CDS encoding EAL domain-containing protein; amino-acid sequence: MLTTSVFSLLYFFVAINVLGSSIYLLLKAPKPLANRLYGALAVAVSLWAVGLGIAGLVASDTAGEMWMRIAALGWGTLYALLLHFVLVLTGNASLHRRKFLSVLLYVPAFLTVLANSFPLFFNPDAYLLTRTAYGLVNMAGRSFWDWFFYCYYLSYMTGILVLLYRYQRGLEDTSRQKRVKSLWRSIIFILIAGSGLDIILHHMYPSLPYFAPLLMFHPLRYTFELLYEQSAIGEQHSLRESNFLVIIISVFVYVAISFLQVYLRGDLAVFSLFTVNEASYRGIITQLQMVISILLVLKVTTIGFFVGIVLNSLNLLSSVMFLVRTRTSSSIPGIISYLGVMFLLLLIKAFLDHERASRLRIEEQRKTLEESEQKLYRMAYYDTLTALPNRESFFQEVSKRIDEAKRAGSLLGVLFIDFDSFKSINDTAGHSTGDKVLQKLAHTLSSSLQSDDFLARYGGDEFLVQIGPQPTIEAFSDRAQMILSQLRKPLLLGDNEYFLPASMGLAIYPLDGEDVEELIRHADIAMYEAKSKGKNQLAFCTADMKDSTTQKMRLTNSLYRALDRGELFLQYQAQVAADTEAVVGFEALLRWKHDEYGIIPPLVFIPMAEQTGMIRPIGLWVIEQACQQLKIFKQHAQKDLSIAINVSLLQLRDPSIARRIGEILQRTATNPNDICIEITESVAFLDEPYILQRLKEIKALGVSLAIDDFGTGYSSLSRLKLFPIDILKIDMEFVQGVGSEIKKETAILKSIIQMGKNLHFHVLAEGVETEEQADYLKQQGCDEMQGYYFSKPVGAEEALALLGHDMVDGA
- a CDS encoding restriction endonuclease, which gives rise to MEFSFSQLSAAPLIIDAVYKGGEAKNYGSEPLHELFPKLAINGGIRKVNRTDGSKKPAYVVLYTSMQELEWPDYLDEETGVFRYYGDNRESGKDILDTILKGNALLEDTFLKLHSSQDLTDIPPFFIFKKGGKGRDAQFLGLAAPGNPRISPDKDLVAFWRTMNGNRFQNYEAYFTILDTKNDLISREWLTALIYDHANNLRCAPKVWKDFINNGREGITPLKAKRILKIPNKYEQLQSDNEGIACLQAIRNVYADNPFGFERCAVDIVSKMDTHFVHFDLTRPWRDGGRDALGYYSIQTGGKANHPLRIDCALEAKCYSPDTSVGVRQMSRLISRIRYRQFGIMVTTSFVDSQAYKEVVEDGHPILIVTASDIGTILRNNAINTSNVHAWLANLVT
- a CDS encoding ferritin family protein; amino-acid sequence: MDLFDVAISLEQEGAQFYTKLAQKAPTEGFAAIFKMLATDEKKHESYFRALKERNALVSVSSSALDEAKKVFRAFDPDTFSPTEDQIPAYEQALAVEKKSIDFYKEQLPTVEFEAEKKALQQIIAEEQKHYAIMEEMLKLVTRPHRWVEDAEFGVREEY